The Bubalus bubalis isolate 160015118507 breed Murrah chromosome 16, NDDB_SH_1, whole genome shotgun sequence genome window below encodes:
- the LOC102399563 gene encoding olfactory receptor 9G4-like, giving the protein MEVGNCTILNEFILLGLSTDPLWKLTLFGIFVILYLITLSGNMSLVILIHIDSCLHTPMYFFIGSLSFLDFWYTSAYTPKILVTCVSEDKHMSLAGCGARFFFSCAVTYTECYLLAAMAYDRHMAICNPLLYSSSMSPSLCTRLVAGSYIGGFLNAIAHTANTFRLSFCGKNIIDHFFCDAPPLVKMSCTDTKVYEQVLLGLVGFTVLSSILVIIIFYFRILLAILRIHTASGRCKACASHLVSVMLFYGSLLFTYSRLSSTYSLGKDKVASLFYTVVNPLLNPLIYSLRNKDVKAAFWKATQTIRPQR; this is encoded by the coding sequence ATGGAAGTTGGAAATTGCACCATCCTGAATGAATTCATCTTACTGGGCCTCTCAACAGACCCCCTGTGGAAACTGACCCTATTTGGAATATTTGTGATACTTTATTTGATCACCTTGTCAGGTAACATGTCCTTAGTTATCTTAATCCATATTGATTCTTGCCTGCACACacctatgtattttttcattgGCAGTCTGTCTTTCTTGGATTTCTGGTACACCTCTGCGTACACCCCGAAAATCCTGGTGACTTGTGTCTCAGAGGATAAGCATATGTCATTGGCTGGATGTGGAGCCcggtttttcttttcctgtgccgTAACCTACACTGAGTGCTATCTCCTAGCagccatggcctatgaccgccACATGGCAATCTGTAACCCGCTACTTTATTCAAGTTCAATGTCCCCTTCTCTCTGTACTAGGCTTGTTGCTGGCTCCTATATAGGAGGGTTCTTGAATGCCATAGCACATACTGCCAACACTTTTCGTCTGAGTTTCTGTGGCAAAAATATCATcgaccacttcttctgtgatgcACCGCCACTGGTGAAGATGTCATGTACAGACACCAAGGTCTATGAGCAGGTCCTCCTGGGTCTCGTGGGTTTCACAGTCCTCTCGAGCATTCTTGTCATCATCATTTTCTATTTCCGCATCCTTCTCGCTATCCTGAGGATCCACACAGCTTCAGGAAGGTGCAAGGCTTGTGCCTCACACCTGGTCTCGGTCATGCTATTCTATGGATCCTTGCTTTTCACATATTCAAGGCTAAGTTCCACCTACTCCCTGGGGAAGGACAAAGTGGCATCTCTGTTTTACACTGTGGTCAATCCATTGCTCAACCCTCTCATCTATAGCCTGAGAAACAAAGATGTTAAAGCAGCCTTCTGGAAAGCAACGCAGACTATAAGACCTCAAAGATGA